From the genome of Solanum dulcamara chromosome 12, daSolDulc1.2, whole genome shotgun sequence:
GGAATGGTAATACCTTCATGCTTTCATTATAACCATAACAAGCCGTCCCCAACTCCTCCCCCTCCTTTACCCTTTATGTCTTGCTGATGGTACCAAAGAAAGGACAAAGGAAATTAAAAACACCCCTATTTGCAGGGgctttttccctttttatacAAAGTTTTGCTCTTCTGTTATTATTAccgtatctttttttttaaaaaaaaaaggttctTTTGTTTCTCAAACACAGGTAAAACATCCGGAAGTTGCTCAGTTTCTTGGAGGAAGGCTTTATGATTGCGTCTTCAAATTTAATGAAGCTTTAAGTTAAATAGTTTAGCTATCAACTATATCAGTTCTCTAATGGACATTCAGACAAACCCAACAAATTGAAGATAATGGTAAATCATTATATTGGATATTATTTGCAACTTTGTTGCAGAAAATGTTCTTCAAGGCTGGATTGCAAATGAAGCACCTGTGCTTAGGTGCATCTGCAATAGTGTGGCCATGCAGGTATCACAGTTGCAGCTTGATCTTACCAAGTAGTCTTTCAAACAGTAAATGCCTATTTTTCTCCTGTAGTTCTGGGAATCACTTGTAATAAAGACATTGGCTACAATTGAAGAAGTTATATCAATAGAATTCTCCCACTTATCCGTGATCTAGGAAGCGTGGCCGTTAAACATTTGACTATTGCATTAATTTGATGGAACCATGGAAGAGATTTACATCTAGGGGCTTAACAGTACGATAGTTACGGAATGAGAGAATGTGGTGGGATGGGATGGATCCTTTCATGCTAAAACAAAATGTTTAGAATTTGAACTTTAGGGACTCACGCTTTAACAGGCCTTAAATGACAAATTGGAATTAGCCGAGTCATGGGGCGAGTATAATCTTGTATTATCCATACTTTTGGGAGGCAAATGAGAATAATTCATAATGAATAGGGGAAAATATGATTGTGGTAAATTAGTCTAATTTTCATACTAAGGATGCCTAACTAAGCACATGAATCCTCCTTGCTTTTCAAAAGTATATTCCttattatgcattattattTTGATACCTCTATTAACAAATTACTAGAAAATTAGAGAATTCCTAATTTGTCGAAGCATGAGGCTGAAACTGATGCACGACTAATGTGAGGCCTAATAAACATGTGGGTCGAAAGAGGTGAGTAGAAAATAGCAAGATGGTGACGTAAAAGGCTAGGGTGTGGTAAAATGGAATATTCTTTCTCCTTAAATTATACTCCCTccgtattaaaaataatattattttttttagtctatttcaaaaagaatgatctttttttttgtaatacTTTAATTTCAGATttccacatgacatgtttaaagcTATAAGATTAAaggatattttgatacatttgatataactttaatttaggatcacaaaattgaaaaatcttctttattttcttaaactacGAGTCAAGCCAAActagatcatttttttttaaacggaaaaaatatattttgggaccATCATGAGTTACGATGGAATAGTTATGATATCTTTATACTTAATCAAATGTTTCAAGCTTGaacttttaaaaatagaaaagaaaatattaggAGTGTCATCTTCATAAATGAGTCTTGCAATACATGAATTCAAATTAAATGAAAACCAAAAGTATATTCTCAAAAATGGACTGAAGCTTTATAATGGTTGATATATTGTTTAATCAAActtctaaaatttatttatttacaaatatttttattgaataGTAATTTGCATTTGACTAGTTGGTTTCAAAAGTATATTTACCGATAATAGAGAAGTACATTGTGCTTTGGGTTCAAAAAATAtgttttcaaaaattatgtttttttttgtttttgaaaaaataaattgctACTGTTTTAAAGTACTTATTTGGTTTGGAATTTGGTTGGTTGGTatatatcatttcataatgtattGTGTTTTATTATATTGGATtgtaatatattattttgattatttttttctctgaaTATACTTTTAACTTTTCCTACTATCCTATCAATATGTCAGAACCTGCCCTTGGGAGAGTAGCTGGAAACAACTGCTacaatatttgaatagattaatCGTTCTTTATTGTTATATAATGTCATATATCAATAATTTAAAAGACAAATCTGTATAAAAAAGTAGAGTATGAAAtacaattatattataataaggtaggataaaagataaaaataagcTTATTAGAtgataaataaagacaaaataaaaaggaaatataAGATAAAAATGTGATTACACCAAATCTATCATTACATAAGATAGGACTTTTCATCATTATGTaacaataaatttaataataggatacaataaaatttaaatatcaatcaaaacgaACAACACAATACAATAGTTAACAACAATCGGTGTCATTTGACCCCCAATATTTTTGGGAAAACTAGAAAAAAACTTGGGAACTAGTGTTTGGCCATATAGCTTGGCAAATAGTTTGTTGGTACCTCCTCcggaaaaaaatagtttgagtgacaagattgaAAAAAGGAACAATTTCTTTTTAGTGCGATTTATGTATTGCTCTtgcccatattgttattttgttgttgttgattgttatcaattatgttataagatttttttttaagggaacatgtttattataaaatgataatacaaacttatggatatttttaataattttaaaaacttatggatataaaataatattttttgaaatagtcAAATATTGTCGAGAAATTTTTTTGCCAAACACTAAGGCTCTGTTTGGAAAGTCACTTGGTAATtggaattggtgtaattactagGATAGTAATTACTAGCCTAGTAATTATACAGTCTAGTAATTACGATGACCTGTTTGTTTGCCACAGTGTAATTCCAATGTAATTACAATTGTTCTGTTTGGTTGCACAAGTATAATTAcaaggttatattaaattttaaaatttatttagacaaataaggatctttataaataatattaaattaattaattaataaatatatgttcttaactaacattattaaaaaaataatttatttatatttttaaaattagtatattttaaataatttaatcaaataaactaaaagtataagatttttatgaacatcatgaaatgtatgtttgacaaaaatgttaatattataaatattatgtcataaaattattaaaacatttgacaaaaaaaataatctatcaagtttAACTAAGAAATAAATGttttgcaatgtgaaatatcaagtcaatagtactaaaacaaatgaaattgaaaatatgacataaattctaaattcaaaacaaaaaatttaacataatactcTTATATCAAACTTTAACACAGCGtatataaatatgtttttaaaaattagaatactaacaaaattatttttaaaaaagaaatagaataataaataaataatatgaaaaattgcatgaaacgaaaaagtaaaggttgagaatgagaataaaataaaatataaataaaaaactaaaaaatatatatttatagaataataaaatagtagaaataaaaaataaattaaaatgaaaaaatataaatatgaataaaagaagacttttaaaaattatatgatgCAATTACACCAATTTCTTATCCTCGGTTGAAAGTTGAAGAGTGTAATTACTCTCCTTTAATTACATCAATTATTCTCTTATCAAGTAATTACTTGATCTACCAAACATGTCAAAGAATATAATTACACCCAATTATATCAAATCTCAATTACCAAATATGCTTTAAACAAACAAGGGGTGAAAGATTAGCCAAACCCATCaattatctaaaaaaaaaaaaattacttttataattaaaaaaaaaataatgtttttaaATTCGGAAAAGTTTGGCGAAAATAGAAGAGTGAAAAGAGATAAGAAAGGCAAAATAGCTGCAGAGTCGTTCGTGACTGTATCATCTATGGCTGCTCTGTCTGCTTCTGCCCATGTGAGCGTTCGCACCTTGTTGCATTCATCTTTCACTAAGCATAAACTTGAGAGTTATACTACTgctgctgctactactactacttcgAAGAGAAGAATACCCAGCAGTATCTCCATACACTCCTTGGCACCAAACACAACGGAGCACTCAGATTCCCAACTTCAATCAACTACAAATTCCGTTAAAGGTAAGCAAAAAAATACACCATCAatatgagaaatcaaaaaatTGGAAGGGTTGTCGAAATTCAAATGTCCTTGGAAAATTTTCAGAAATAGTGATAGTTTGAGGCTTAATTACCAAACATAACAATAGTTTGGATAATTACCAAATGTAGCaacatttttttgaaattccctTTGCATCATTGATATAGAAATAGATACAAATCAATTTTTGTATAGAGTGAATTTTCAGAAATTGTTGTATTAGTGATGCAGGGAGAATTTGAAAAACCCTCGCTATGTTTGATAGTAATTTTTTCAAACTCTCCTAAAAAGCATGCCATATCATAACTCAACCCCTCTCagttcttaaattttatttttctttattatatacAATATAACTTATCAAACAAAAAGAATGTCTTAGTGAAGGATATTTTGAAAAGGTTTTTCATAAGTAAATTTGAGTTACATATTCGTTCAATTTTTAAATGGCTGGTCAAAATATAGTTTCATGTGTTAATTTTGGCTAAATTTCCGTTCAAGGATGGGTTGCATTTGCGAAAAATGTGTCGGGCGAATGGGATGGGTTTGGAGCAGAATTTAGCAAGCAAGGTGAGCCAATTGAATTACCGGAATCTGTAGTCCCTGAAGCTTACAGGGAGTGGGAGGTGAAGGTATTCGATTGGCAAACTCAATGTCCTACTCTTGCTCATGATGATGACGCCTTCTCTTTCATGTACAAGTTCATTCGGCTCCTTCCTACTGTTGGCTGTGAAGCCGATGCTGCAACTAGGTATAGCACCGACGAGAGGAATATTTCTGATGCCAATGTTTCTGCATTTTCGTATCAATACACCGGATGTTATGTGGCCGCCTGGTCCAATAATAATGATGGAAATTATAATACAGCTCCCTATTTGTCATGGGAGTTGGAGCATTGTTTGATTAATCCTCAGGACAAGGAGTCGAGGGTGCGGATTGTTCAGGTTAGAAGTCATCACGTGTttattgattgagttgatttctcgGATGGTCACTCAAATAATAGTTTTAATCTCAGAAAGTtactttctttgttgaagaaaatTGGAATCAAGAAGAAAGTCGATTTTTCTGAGATAATAATTATTAGCTGAGTGATCATCTTAGAAATCAACCCTTTTATTGATTTAACCCATTTTTACCTGCCCAAATTTAATTCAATTTGCCCATTTGTTGCCTCTGATTCAGGTCGTGCGCCTTCAAGATTCGAAGTTGGTATTGGAAAACATTAAGGTGTTTTGTGAACATTGGTATGGGCCATTTCAAAACGGGGATCAGCTGGGTGGGTGTGCTATTCAAGATTCTGCATTTGCTTCTACCCAAGCATTGGACCCTGCAGAAGTCATTGGTGTTTGGGAGGGTAAGCATGCCATCTCCAGTTTCAACAATGCTTCAGAAGTAAGCACTAAATGACCCTATCCAATCTCCTATTCATTGAATTGTGCGACATCTCACTAAAAGTAAACACGTGCAATACTATTTGCTACTTGGGTGGCGGTGAGATTTGAATCGCACAACTTCTTGCCTGCTCTAATAGCATGTTAAATTGTGtgaccatctcatctaaaagcttaagcagttagagaagaaaaaattagtTAATTTTATTATGTCTCTCCACTATCATCCTGCTATTATCAAGTTGAAGCAGGCTTTCTACTTGTGACTTGCAAGGCTGACTAACATTACATAACACATAGTCCAGACCACTGAATATCCCATGCAAAAAAACGATCTGATCATTGTAATTGTAGGTTTTTCCTTTCTCCCCTTGTTGTTTTTGGTGCAGCATCAACAACTTCATTTGGAGcagaattatatattttcacatttaagTGCCTTGACTGCAAGTTTAGGAGTGTTTTCAGAATTGTACTTTGAGAAATTTACCATACATTTAGCCATTTGCTTGACTTCCTAACCCCAGAAGCTGTCAACCATATTCTCATGTGTTAAATGCTGCACCCTAAGATAACCTGGGAGGCTGAAACTTTGAACGTAGAAACCAGACGGTTGCTTCACCTCATTTCTAGGAACCTAAATCAACAAATGAAATgctaaaatttcttcttttaattgcTCATTTGTCACTTTTAGCTGCCTTGTTTTAGTTCTGGAAGAAATCAAATTGACTGGGAATTGGTTTTTTACCAAACCAAAGCCAAATGTCTTTTAAACCAAAAGTGATTTACTGATAGTGGATGTGAAACCAAGTGAGTAGTGGTGTTGTTGTCCAGATCATTTCAACACACTTGTAGAATGTATCTTCAATATTGATTCTTGCTTACCTTTCTATACATTTGGGAAGAGCACATCAATAGTTCATGGAGAGCTGAAACTCTTTGTGACATTTGCACTTGTACCAATGCGTTATACAGCTCTTGAAGAGTGACAGAGAGTAGTCCTGTAATCCTTCACATCTCTGTTGCCTGCAGTGAAAAATAAGCTTGGTCTTAAgaccatttttcttcaattctgtGCACTAAGTTGATCAACTTTCATTGTTCAGGTACaatttgaccaaaaaaaatGCAGCAATTCCAATTGTTCTTTTTGAGTGATCAAAATCATAAAACTACTGAAATACTTTTTATTATCTAGGACACCATTTTCTTCTGTACCTGAACTATGATATCTAAAAGGCTAGCGTAGACAGAAACAATTGTCAACCTTATAAGGGTTCCTTAATATTTCAGTGAAACTTCCATGTAATCAGGTAGATATCCTTTCTTGCTCAGAAAATAAACCTTCATGCATTACAACAAGAATTCAGACTGTTGACTTGCTGGGGGAGTAGTTAAAATGTAAAGATGGACAAATTGAATAGTGCATGTGTACACAAATCACCATCTTATTGACTTCATTTTTCAGCTTTCCCCATTATTAATGTAGTTGTAGTTGTTTCATGCTTCATTATGTTAAACCATTCGGTATTTGGAATCCACTGGGCTTACTAATTCTAATCCATCCCGTAGATAGTCTATTATAGGGATTTTAATGCTCTCCACCAAAGAGAACTCTATTTTCCATGTGCCAAGATCTCTAGTTTAAGGGGTAGGGCTTCACGACATGCTTTGGTAATTAGTTGTTTCATGCTTACAAATTACAATCTACTGCAATTAGACTTGCTCTCTAGGGAACTAGTAATCTTGGAAAAATGACTTGCAATGTCTGTGGTTAAATCAGAGATAAAGAATTTTTAGCATGTTAGCATGTCAGCCTCAGAAGGAATAAATAATGGGGAGTTCTGAATTACACTGCCAGAAAGTTATTCAAGAGCTTGTCGATGGCAGCACCAGGAAGACAGTAAGAGATGAATTAGATCTTGTTGTGCTCCCAAGGCAACTCTGGTGTTGTTTGAAAGACACTGTAGATGGTGAAACATGCTGTGAAGTTGGGTGGTTGTTCGAAAAAGGGCGTGCCATGACATCCAAATGTATATTTTCTGATAATGGGAAGTTAAAGGCAAGTAGTTCTCTTATTCTTTCTCCCATAAAGGAAacttttttgttatttattctGTCTGTATTCAATGATATATTTAATTAACTCtatgtcaaatcaaaatcagaCAAAAGAGGGTATCAACAACCCAATTTTTAAATGGATCGCAATTTCCAAGCTCGTTGTGACACTCTGTTTGATTATTCTTCAGGAAATTGCTATAGCATGTGAAAGTGCAGCACCAGCACAATAGAGCACGGTTACCCACAACATATGGCCAGAGCAGTAGGAAGACAACTGTTCAATTTCCTGTCCCAGAACTAAATTAATGGATGAGAAGTATATAATTGTATATTCAACATGGTCTTATTCATAAGTGACAACCCATTCTCTGTGTAATATTGGTCTGAGATAAATGATATTGGTTGATATAAGCTTAAGTGGAATGGGACACGATGATTCATATAACTGTTCTCAACTTGATTGAGATTTAGGTATAGTTGTAATAATCACTTTGCTAATGGCATTTATCAAGTCTTGTACCAACTGATTGATATGCATTCcctgaataaaataaaataaaaatcctcCAATAAAGAAAAACATAGGGATTGGAGTAATACTATAAACAAGCATAAAAATTAAATAGCATAAATTACACGAGTGAAAAGGGAAAATCATTCACGGAATAATACATCATAAGATCAACAACCTAATTTAACAATCTGAAACAAGAACAAAGCCTCAACTAATTTGAACACATTAGTTGGAACATTTTCAACACTAAGAACTAATATAAAGCTCACAACAATTCGTGGAAGCATATAGCTGTCCGACAGGGTCTTTCACTCATCCTCTTCAACGCAAACTCGGAGAGAATTAGGTAAGGAGAAACCATGTTATCATGAAAGTCTATTGCCCTGACCTCTTTTCTGTACAACCTGCAAACAAGCCAGTGCCAAAATTAGAATCTTCTTTTGAAGAATACATGATCATGCCAAtcttcattttatttgcaaTGCAGCATGTTCTACAAGACTCAATCAAGTCCAAATATCCATACAAACATCTTTTCTCAAAATCTCCACAAATTTCTAAGAGAACAAGGGTTGTATGCGGTAGAACACAAAACAGTACATGACTTAATATTTCATTACTTTTAGGAGAGCTAAGAAAGTTAGGATTATGTAATTTTCACAAAGGAGGAGATAAATTGTACATCGCTTCTTGTGAAGAGATTAGCAAATGGACTTGGATCTCAACAATTAATCAGGGCTCAAAAGAAATGCAAGAAATTTCACTCTCATTGGAACTTGTAAACCTATTAATCTCATTAACCTTTCAAACGTTTTTTGGAAGCTGGCTAAGAAAATGTTCAAATGCAATCTAAGAAAGAACTGAACGTACATCTCAAATCACCAATTTGCTGCATCCACTTAAAAGCAAAGCATGAATTTCTACTGAATTCATAAATCTACTTCCCAACTCTCTTCCCCTCTTAGCTCAACTTAATCCCACACTCCCCATCTGTTCGGACTCGAAACCAAAAAGTATGTTGCTTCTGCTCCTTTGCATCATAGCCCTTTTCTTTCCAACTATATGATCTGactattttcctttttgttcCAATCAAAGCCATCAAAGGACCTTCacaattacatcaaaatcaatttaCAACATGCTACTAATACATACCATCATACATTTTGATAGCATACTCACGAGAGGATCTTCAATATCAAACATATGTTCACCAAACCACcatgttttgtgatgctttcCCTAATATAAACTCTGTAGAAACCTTGAACCACCTGGGTGTCTCTCATATTCTCACTCATACCTCATGGATGATCCACCAATCATGTTAAGTTGCAAATCTGGATGATGCAGGACAACATTTCAATAATCATCTACTGAGAGAAAAAACAAtagctttttcttttttgattagAGGGTGAATAGAGAATCCATATAGCCTTCCCCAACTAGTTTAAGTTTGAGCTAAAGTTGATTGATTGAAAAGTTCTCACTCTTCTTTCACACTCTTGAAATTGGATTACTGTTCTTTTCCACATCAACTGAAGCCGCCTAGAAGACTGAGTCAGTCCCAAAATGAGGTAACTCCTGATAAATCACTAACATATTTTGGAGTAGTCTTGCCTAATATGAAAGAAGGTAAGCCAATGTCATGCCTAAAGTCCCGTCCTCACTGTATCTTCCTTTAATTCATGTATTGTCATGATGCATGATTCTTGGTCTGAACCATGTCATTTTGTTCTCCACCCTCAAAAAGAACATCATGAGCTAGATACAGCCCTGTACACACTCCCCTCTAGCTGATTTCATACCCACTTTCCAAACCCCTTCCTCTCCCAGTCCAATTATGAGCTCCACATTGTTATCGTTTCAAGTCAACTAAACAAAACCATAGGTCTAACAATACTGATCAGCATCATGGTCACTTATCGAATATCCAAATTGCGAGAAAACATTATAATCTCGTAATTAGGAAGCCCAATAGATTAACATATACACCTCACTGAACTTCAAAGGttcaatcaaattttcttggcaACTTCCACTACAATATACTGAATAACCGAAAAAGATAGTTGGCAAACCTTGGCCTAGTAACTCCTATATCAGACCTTGATGTTACAACTCAAGCATTACTCAAAGGAGGTGCAAGGCTGATAGAAGTAACAAAACAACCACAATATGCACCACTGCCAGTTGAAAAAAAAGGTCAAGTCATTTATGCAGTTCTCAAGAGACTCTGTGATCAAATGCCATTAGACAGAAATTCTCAATATGAGAGCCATTGCAAATAGTGTAAAACCAGCCCTCTTGTACATTTCTAATCAATTATCAATAATCGCTACTGATTCTTCTTCCTTCGTCCAGGTCTCAACCCCAAAAATCAGCCCAATCATTTAACAATTTTATGTAGGACAGCACAAGTGAGTGCATAACCCTAgctgaaaaggaaaaaaatcttaaaagacTCAAGTTCAAAAGTTAAACAACTCTAAATGTAAAATGGACACACGCCTTTACAAACTGAAAATTGAAACACAAGGCAAGCAGTAAAAATGATGCACATCCACAAAAAAGGGTACTTTGAAGAAAAAAAGGGGCAAGAATGTACCTACTAGAGATGTCTGTCTGAGAAGCTAATGAGCTCCCGGTGCATCTCTCATGCTCAAATTCAGACTATTTCGCATTGTTCGTCTCCCTATACATGGATTTCCTTTTTGCATCATAGCAACAAATTCTCCATAATCAATTCGCCCATCCTGGAAAGAAGTGCACCAGGAAACAGATTATTATAAATGCAGAGTAACaaatataaaaacaaaacaaaccATTACATGCATATAAATCAGAGAGATTTTTCAGAGGTAATTTTGCCTACATGGTGGGCACATTCAGGCACAAATTCTAATGAATTATAGTATCGGGTTTTGCCTGCATGGAGGCATAAAATCAACTGAGTGATCAGGATGTGAATTTGTGCCAAACATTTGAGAAGCTAAAAGCACTTCTGTTGGAGATTAGGTGTTTGAGCAAAATGGAAATGTGTTTTATTTTTGAACTTGGTAACTTTAATGGAAATGTGCTTTTAAACAACAGAAAAAGCAGTTCTGCTGAGGTGGGGAAGAAACTACATATCCTTatcaatgaaaaaaattacGAAACTACCCcttattgattttaattaaaaaggAAAGCAACCATTAAACTGTTGTCCCCTTCTCCTTCTTCACCATGGATTTTTGCCATTATCTTCCCAACTCTTTCTTATTGCAAATCTCACACAAAGGATGAAtttcaattaaataaaattaaaaaaattaatcaaagtcTCTAATAATAAATTACTTAAtcgtttttctttttaaataacATTAATTGTAAAGTAAATCTGTACatgtttttttcataatttgacACTTGAAAGCACTTCTTTGAAAGGATTGACCATACTCAAACAAATTTTCTAATATTTAGCGACTGCACTTCTCAAATGATTTGGCTAAACACAAACTGCTACAGTTCCAAAGTACTTCTCAAAAAGCACTTATTGACTACTCAAAATAAGCAGATTTTAGAAAAGTTTGATCAAGCAGGCTCATACTCAAGAAACCTGCAGTCTTGGAGGACTTATCAAAAGCCAACCTATATTTTACATGATTTGAAatacttaagagacattactaCATAATTAGTACTTTATCTTCCTATTATTCCTTATTAAACACTGATCCAAGAGCATAAGTTACATGTTTCATTCACTTAATGTATCCTATAATACTTGCACAATTATAATTCCACAAGTGTGACTAGAAAATGAGAGGCTGAGAATCTTAGCTTAGGCAATCAGACCAAATAAAGTATAACATAATCTTCAAAGATACTTTTGAAAAGAATCTGAGTGCATCCAAACAATGATGAATAAACAGAGATGTCTGGTAAACTATTAAAGCACTTCAGTTTCATATTTAGTACCTAATGACAAATTTATGTTCTAAAACAGTGGACTTACATTATCCTGATCGACTTCTCTTATAATATCCTCAAAGTAAACATCTGTCATGTTATGCTCTATACAAGCTTGCTGGACCTCGTCAACTGTTATATAACCACTTCCATCCTTGTCAAAATATTGAAATGCTGCCATGAGATGTTCCTCGCGCTCCAATTTATTAAGATGAACAGTTGCCGCAATGAATTCTCCATAGTCAATAGTTCCACTATTGTCCACATCAGCCTGAAATTGTGAGTTAGCTACATCAATCACCTTAGAGAGTTTGAAGGGGCTTTGCATGAACCTCATAGAAACACATGTTTGTGGTTAAGGGACACTAGAAAGATAAACAGAGAAATCATGTGGACCGAAACAAGAGACTGTACAATAAAGTGATTCCAAGTCAGAGTTTTGCCCGAACAATTTCCTCAACTTTCATAGACTTGTCACACATAAAAGAAAAGCTGAGTACCTTGCCAATGAGCTTCAGAAGCTACAAAAGTACTCGATTAATTTAACACAGGGAAGAGCCGAAATTCCAATTCAACTCTCCTCTTTCCAAACAGATCAAATTTACAATCATTACCTTGTGCAATTCCACAGAGATGAAGATTCTAAACTTCCTTTGCAGATAGTCACGTCATTAGTAATTTGAGGAAGATGTTGGAAACATATTTAATCACTTTGCAATAAAGATTGCCTTACCGCATCCATAAGTTCCCGTATCTCCGTATCCTTTAACGTAGAGCCATATTTTCTCAACCCTGCTTTTAGTTCATCAAATGTAATTGCACCACTATTATCAGTATCCATGGCCTTAAACATCTCTCTCAGACCTGCAATCTCTTCTTCAGACAAGCTTTCAGCAATCACCTGGAAGCAGAAAGAATGTGTGAAGCTTCAATATGTCGCACATTTCAAATACATGTCAAGCAACCCAGAGGAAACACAATAAAGTTtgtcaaaaatattatattgGTGTGATTCGACATGGAAGAACCTGAGTCTTATAGTATTTCTTGACACATAAACTTATAACAAGATTTGAACGCATACCCGCAAAGCCATCTTTTTTAACTTGTTCATAGCAGAGAACTGTTTAAGGCGAGAAAGTACTGCAGGATCAAGGGCTCTATCAGGAGCGACACCATTTTCGCAAATCCAAGGATGACCTGCAGAATTTAGAGGATATTGTAATATGAACCTTAGTTCATTGATGTAGGCACATGTATACTACACAGATGCAATTTGATACACTTTAAACAGTGCAAATCGACACCTTTCCAGTCACGATGAACCAAATTTAACTCTTCTATTAGAACAATGTAATTATAGATTTGATAGCAAATTAGCCTGATACTGCAAAAGGCTCCTACATAATCAGAATAATGTACCAATCAAAACCATAATCAGAACAATGTTATAACATAGATCTGAGAAACTCTCATTGcagtcaaaattaaaaaattacactaagcATGAAAGGGGATCTAGAAATCAGATTAATAGCCATGAAGGATTCCCATGGTCTAACACCCAATACATTTTTATCAAAAGTCTTACATTGTTACGTAA
Proteins encoded in this window:
- the LOC129876342 gene encoding uncharacterized protein LOC129876342, translated to MAALSASAHVSVRTLLHSSFTKHKLESYTTAAATTTTSKRRIPSSISIHSLAPNTTEHSDSQLQSTTNSVKGWVAFAKNVSGEWDGFGAEFSKQGEPIELPESVVPEAYREWEVKVFDWQTQCPTLAHDDDAFSFMYKFIRLLPTVGCEADAATRYSTDERNISDANVSAFSYQYTGCYVAAWSNNNDGNYNTAPYLSWELEHCLINPQDKESRVRIVQVVRLQDSKLVLENIKVFCEHWYGPFQNGDQLGGCAIQDSAFASTQALDPAEVIGVWEGKHAISSFNNASEKVIQELVDGSTRKTVRDELDLVVLPRQLWCCLKDTVDGETCCEVGWLFEKGRAMTSKCIFSDNGKLKEIAIACESAAPAQ